Within Corynebacterium jeddahense, the genomic segment GGGGAGGGTGCGCTCGACCGGCGCGGGCGCCGGCGCCGGCTCGGCAGCGGGCTCCTCGGCGTGCTCCGGTTGCTCGGGCACGTAGAGGGTGCTCGTGCCGGCCGGAGGGGCGTCGTCACGCGGTGGCTCGGGCTCGGTGGTGGGCTCGGTGGTGGGCTCGGTGGTGAGCTCGGCGCGGGCCAGCTGGTACCGCATGCCGTTATCGTCGCGGAGGACGAAGAACGTCTCCGTCGACTCCTCCTCCAAGAAGTGCAGCTCGCGCATGGGACACCTTTCCGCGGGACAAATACGCCGTCCAGCTTAACGGACGACGCCCCGCCTCAACGGGTGCCCACACCGGCGGCGAGCAGGTAATCCACCGCGGCGGTGAGGGTGCGCACGTCCTCCGGATCCACGGCGGGGAACATGCCCACGCGCAGCTGGTTGCGCCCGAGCTTGCGGTACGGCTCGACGTCGACGATGCCGTTCGCGCGCAGCGCCGCCGCGAGCGCCGCGGCGTCGACGTGCTCCGCGAAGTCGATCGTGCCCACCACCTGGGAGCGCAGCGCCGGGTCGCTGACGTAGGGCTGCGCCAGCTCGTGGGCGTCCGCCCAGGCGTAGAGCGCGGCCGAGGACGCCGCGGTGCGCGCCACCATCGCGTCGAGCCCGCCGCGCTCGAGCATCCAGCGCAGCTGCTGGTCGAGCAGCACAAGCGTGGCCACGGCCGGCGTGTTCACCGTCTGCCGCTTCCGCGAGTTTTCCACCGCGGCGTGCAGGTCGAGAAACGCCGGGACGAAGCGGCCCGAGGCATGGATGCGCTCGACGCGCTCGAGCGCCGCCGGGCTCATGCAGGCCAGCCACAGGCCGCCGTCGGAGGCGAAGCACTTCTGCGGCGAGAAGTAGTAGGCATCTGCCGCAGCGATGTCGACGGGGAGGCCGCCGGCGCCGGAGGTGGCGTCGATAAGCACGAGCGCCTCCGAGTGCGGCCGGGTGACGGAAACCGCCACCCCGGTCGAGGTCTCGTTGTGCGCCCAGGCGACGGCGTCCGCGTCCGTGTCGGCGAGGTTGGCGGGGGAGGTGGACTCGACGACCTCGGGCGCCGCGAGCCACGGCGCGCGCGAGGTGGCCGCAGCGAACTTCGCGGTGAACTCGCCGTAGGACAGGTGCGCGCAGCGGCGCTCGATGAGGCCGAATGTCGCGGCGTCCCAGAACGCGCTCGCCCCGCCGACGCCGAGGACCACCTCGTAGCCGTCCGGTAG encodes:
- the serC gene encoding phosphoserine transaminase, coding for MRGVLELPADLIPADGRFGCGPSKVRPAQVAALADSPLGTSHRQEPVKRLVGRIQEGLAELFALPDGYEVVLGVGGASAFWDAATFGLIERRCAHLSYGEFTAKFAAATSRAPWLAAPEVVESTSPANLADTDADAVAWAHNETSTGVAVSVTRPHSEALVLIDATSGAGGLPVDIAAADAYYFSPQKCFASDGGLWLACMSPAALERVERIHASGRFVPAFLDLHAAVENSRKRQTVNTPAVATLVLLDQQLRWMLERGGLDAMVARTAASSAALYAWADAHELAQPYVSDPALRSQVVGTIDFAEHVDAAALAAALRANGIVDVEPYRKLGRNQLRVGMFPAVDPEDVRTLTAAVDYLLAAGVGTR